The genomic interval TACAATTAATTTGCTACTGTTTTTTGAGAATCTGTTTATCACTTTCGCTTCTTCACTTTGAAGTAAAAGTCATTTTTCACGAACCTCAACTATTCGTTATTTTGGGTTAATATCTAAATTACTACTTCGATACAAAATCCTTTACCAATTGATAGGCTTCTTCCAAAGCGACTTCCAATTCATAGTTTTTGATCACTACATCAAATTGAGGTGCAGTTGCCAATTCTACGTGTGCTTTGGCAATACGCATATTGATTTTGTCTTCGCTTTCGGTAGAACGTTCTTTTAATCTTCTTTTTAATTCATCAACACTTGGTGGTTTTACGAAAACAGCCAAAGTCTCTTCTGGAAACTTGTGTTTGATACGCAATCCTCCGGCTACATCAATATCAAAAATCACGTTTTTGCCCAAAGCCCAAATACGTTCTACTTCACTTTTTAAAGTTCCGTAAAAATTGTCGCGGTAGACTTCTTCCCATTCTACAAAATCTTCGCCTTTGATGTGGGTT from Flavobacterium ovatum carries:
- the gmk gene encoding guanylate kinase → MKKGKLIVFSAPSGSGKTTIVRHLLKQEDLNLEFSISAATREARGEEVSGKDYYFMSLDQFKTHIKGEDFVEWEEVYRDNFYGTLKSEVERIWALGKNVIFDIDVAGGLRIKHKFPEETLAVFVKPPSVDELKRRLKERSTESEDKINMRIAKAHVELATAPQFDVVIKNYELEVALEEAYQLVKDFVSK